One genomic segment of Anticarsia gemmatalis isolate Benzon Research Colony breed Stoneville strain chromosome Z, ilAntGemm2 primary, whole genome shotgun sequence includes these proteins:
- the Fhos gene encoding formin homology 2 domain containing isoform X3 translates to MIELLKVNDNRVNGTMRDIGTDSFVCRVQYLDDLDPFMEYNVREPPRPLYHTFNTTIPLSYQIAAVHRLLQAPHRLDDATLQVFKDGDYGPYLDLDSTLGEQDEELEGLQDSRKNALVLRTQLSVRVHSIIERLLHSQGRELRRALFTLKQILQSDKDLVHEFVLNKGLDCLIQVGKMADHNYLDYILRAMGQVLLYVDGMHGVMAHDGCVPWLYTQIGCKFRHIIKTSLKLLLVFAEYTAKNCLILINAIVLVDTSNNRQTWHNLMKILQDVDASDTELLIYAMTLINRCLNNAPDKDLYYDQVDSLLDQGIDEIVQLYMSKQGIDLDLLRQLQIFDAVLLYEDNDDTAALKQLDDSVINSIRRRASLSTERRRSKKHRDKAKPVITHAEPEIKITNNHRQQFLPSITDNKENKELSTALRRRRDRFARQAHHIIQQQEMLNHSSDIYNGLFGSSNGTYTGTNGSFTSSNGSFTGTNGILPGTNGNYTGTNGSFTSSHRTFSTPNESFSSMNGSFTSQSDSFSSLNGSFKTANGSFASTNGNYTGTNGTYSSTNGNYTNMNGSYTNGTYANNKSYSSVNGSLNGMSNCNGVNNHQDEDDSYINRTTKNFNLAEVLKNGNQRYTSGLKQRIQNGTLGHSVSAADAIAAMRQKQLDTPEVKDDRGILLNREHSIKDLAQRLTSPVSPTTEDKPIRVADMAGIVSKAKEELAKSQSKEIIKSPSIEKSPKVHEIKVSENDLHWEELRKGCLHREFQLCDLDFSDLKEDSDDDMMSPAVNAASGPPPPPPTMFPPMGIPPPLPGCFPPPPKNNVPIPPKALSSELSNDSDSSTIKKNKKTVKLFWREIQENPTPMPIRPKIGGFIWDDLPTVNVDTHMLEHLFESRTNDLIIKEKLSEPKRNLILDAKRSNAINIAMKKLPTPQTIKAAIMKMDATVIGREGIEKLLTMLPTEEEKVKIQEAQYANPDLPLGSAEQFLLTLASINELSSRLKLWVFKLDFDNLEKEIAEPLMDLKQGIELLKVNRTFKVILSTLRTVGNYLNGNYAKGFRLEYLSKVVEVKDTVHKHPLLYHVCEMIIEKFPDSSDFFSEVGPVIRASKVDFDVLTANLQKLESDCKASWDHMKRVAKHDGSQIFKTKINEFLTDAAERIILLSLIRKRVMSRFNKFLLFLGVPPCDISKTKPAEFLKVIAEFSLEYRTTRERVLQQLEKKANHRERNKTRGKMIIDVSNYSTKNGDHTADNALKELLKTDPDTDSLTDGRRKSQSNNRRILVNGDFSADDEILESLVRSATTKRKPMARERRRNRISDRKNLNRTLDGNQS, encoded by the exons ATGATTGAACTGTTAAAAGTGAACGATAACAGGGTAAACGGAACGATGAGGGACATCGGTACAGACTCGTTCGTGTGCAGAGTTCAATATCTGGACGACTTGGATCCTTTTATGGAGTACAACGTCCGGGAACCTCCGCGACCACTCTACCATACATTCAACACGACCATACCTCTGTCGTATCAAATTGCCGCCGTACATCGCTTGCTTCAAGCCCCACATCGG CTGGATGATGCTACTCTCCAGGTGTTCAAAGATGGTGACTACGGACCCTACCTAGACCTGGACTCTACGCTGGGAGAGCAGGATGAGGAGTTGGAGGGCCTTCAAGACAG ccGTAAAAATGCGCTGGTGCTTCGGACGCAGCTGTCGGTGCGAGTTCACTCCATCATTG AGAGGCTCCTCCATTCTCAGGGTCGCGAGCTTCGCAGAGCTCTATTCACTCTGAAACAAATTTTACAGTCGGACAAGGATTTGGTACacgaatttgttttaaataaaggtCTCGACTGCTTAATTCAGGTCGGCAAAATGGCCGACCACAATTACTTAGACTACATACTGAGAGCAATGGGCCAG gtTCTTCTGTATGTAGATGGAATGCACGGAGTGATGGCACACGATGGCTGCGTCCCATGGCTGTACACACAGATTGGCTGCAAATTCCGCCACATAATCAAAACCTCACTAAAGCTCCTTCTGGTCTTCGCCGAATATACGGCAAAGAACTGCCTTATTCTAATTAATGCGATCGTTCTCGTCGATACTTCGAACAACAGACAGACCTGGCACAACCTTATGAAGATCCTTCAAGATGTCGATGCTTCTGACACAGAACTTTTAATATATGCCATGACACTAATAAATAGATGTCTTAATAATGCTCCTGACAAAGATCTTTACTACGATCAAGTCGATTCATTGCTGGACCAAGGAATCGATGAAATTGTTCAGTTATACATGTCAAAACAGGGGATTGACTTGGATCTACTCAGACAGCTGCAAATATTCGATGCTGTTCTCCTTTACGAAGACAACGATGATACTGCTGCATTAAA acaaCTGGATGATTCTGTTATAAATTCGATTCGCCGCAGAGCCAGTCTCAGCACAGAAAGGAGGAGATCTAAGAAACATAGGGATAAAG CAAAACCAGTCATCACTCATGCGGAAccagaaattaaaataacaaataaccaTCGCCAACAATTTTTGCCATCTATTACTGACAACAAAGAGAATAAAGAACTGAGTACAGctttaagaagaagaagagacAGATTTGCGAGACAAGCTCACCACATAATACAGCAACAAGAGATGTTGAACCACTCCAGTGACATTTACAATGGACTCTTTGGAAGCAGTAATGGCACCTACACGGGCACTAATGGTAGCTTTACAAGCAGTAACGGGAGTTTCACAGGGACAAATGGAATCTTGCCTGGTACCAACGGAAACTACACAGGAACAAACGGAAGTTTCACAAGCAGTCATCGAACTTTCTCTACCCCGAACGAAAGCTTCTCAAGCATGAATGGTAGCTTTACGAGTCAAAGCGACAGCTTTTCCAGTCTGAATGGTAGTTTTAAAACTGCGAATGGGAGTTTTGCAAGCACCAATGGGAATTACACTGGTACAAATGGAACTTACTCCAGTACAAAtggaaattatacaaatatgaatgGAAGTTATACGAATGGTACATATGCGAATAACAAAAGTTATTCGAGTGTCAATGGTAGTCTTAACGGTATGAGCAATTGCAATGGAGTCAATAATCATCAAGATGAAGACGACAGCTACATCAATAGAACAACGAAGAATTTTAATTTAGCAGAAGTTTTAAAGAATG GTAACCAAAGATACACTAGTGGACTTAAACAGCGGATCCAAAATGGGACTTTGGGTCACAGTGTGAGCGCTGCGGATGCGATTGCTGCAATGCGACAGAAGCAGCTAGACACTCCAGAGGTGAAGGATGATCGAGGCATATTGTTGAATAGAGAACACAGTATCAAGGATTTAGCGCAGAGATTGACCAGCCCAGTGAGTCCTACCACCGAAGACAAACCCATAAGGGTTGCGGATATGGCTGGCATTGTCTCAAAGGCGAAAGAAGAATTAGCCAAATCTCAATCTAAGG aaatCATCAAAAGCCCTTCAATCGAAAAGTCGCCGAAGGTGCACGAAATCAAAGTCTCGGAAAATGATTTGCATTGGGAAGAGCTACGAAAAGGGTGTCTCCATAGGGAGTTTCAGTTATGCGATTTAGATTTTTCAGACTTGAAAGAAGACTCCGATGATGACATGATGTCACCAGCGGTGAACGCTGCAAGCGGGCCTCCGCCTCCTCCTCCAACTATGTTCCCCCCAATGGGCATACCTCCCCCTCTTCCAGGCTGTTTCCCTCCCCCACCTAAAAATAATGTTCCTATACCTCCAAAAGCTTTGTCTTCAGAGCTTTCAAATGACTCAGACAGCTCAACAATCAAGAAGAATAAAAAGACTGTTAAGTTGTTTTGGAGGGAAATTCAGGAGAACCCGACGCCTATGCCAATTCGTCCCAAAATCGGCGGCTTTATTTGGGATGATCTCCCAACAGTCAATGTGGATACCCACATGCTAGAACACTTGTTCGAGTCCAGGACTAACGACTTAATCATTAAG GAA AAATTGTCTGAACCTAAAAGGAATCTTATATTAGACGCTAAGCGGTCTAATGCAATCAATATTGCCATGAAAAAACTACCGACTCCACAAACCATCAAAGCGGCTATCATGAAAATGGATGCCACCGTCATCGGCAGAGAGGGTATTGAAAAATTGTTGACCATGCTTCCAACTGAAGAAGAGAAAGTCAAGATACAGGAGGCACAG TATGCTAATCCAGATCTGCCTCTGGGCAGTGCTGAACAGTTCCTACTCACCTTGGCTTCTATCAATGAACTATCATCTCGACTTAAGCTTTGGGTGTTTAAATtggattttgataatctagag AAAGAAATCGCTGAACCACTGATGGACCTCAAACAAGGGATTGAACTGCTAAAGGTGAACAGGACGTTCAAAGTAATCCTCTCGACTCTTAGGACAGTGGGCAACTACTTGAATGGCAACTACGCCAAAGGGTTCCGCCTGGAGTACTTGTCCAAGGTCGTTGAGGTGAAGGACACTGTCCACAAACACCCACTCCTGTATCACGTATGCGAAATGATCATCGAGAAATTCCCGGATAGCTCTGACTTTTTCAGCGAA GTCGGTCCAGTTATTCGTGCATCTAAAGTAGATTTTGATGTCCTCACAGCGAACTTGCAGAAATTAGAATCGGACTGCAAGGCGTCGTGGGACCACATGAAACGCGTCGCTAAACATGATGGCTCtcagatctttaaaactaagatCAATGAATTCCTCACTGACGCTGctgaaagaattattttactttctCTTATCAGAAAGAGGGTGATGAGCAG ATTCAACAAATTCTTGTTGTTCCTGGGAGTGCCGCCATGTGACATTTCCAAGACTAAACCAGCTGAATTCCTTAAAGTCATAGCGGAGTTCTCACTGGAATACAGGACGACACGGGAGAGAGTTCTTCAACAGTTGGAGAAGAAGGCTAACcatagagagagaaataagactAGAGGaaaaatgattattgat gtgAGCAACTATTCAACCAAAAATGGCGATCATACAGCGGACAACGCTCTTAAAGAACTGCTGAAGACTGACCCCGACACGGACAGTCTGACTGATGGCAGGAGGAAGAGCCAGTCTAATAACAGGAGGATTCTAGTCAA TGGAGATTTCTCAGCAGACGATGAGATATTGGAGAGCCTGGTGAGGTCAGCGACCACCAAACGTAAGCCAATGGCGAGGGAACGCAGAAGGAACAGAATCTCGG